Proteins encoded in a region of the Candidatus Methylomirabilis sp. genome:
- a CDS encoding choice-of-anchor tandem repeat GloVer-containing protein, which produces MLRHLSQRQRSVLLLLLLAGWLFMRPSASWAAPKQQQTLADLPLPAQAAIAATLGKDQSTYRARSQGTGFSFNNSKHGLTATLTDTGLTLTQGQTTGTLQLTGWGYGTPSESVRHAAPRAEHNRIEYRRGPLTEWYINGPLGLEQGITMSAPPRRGTGPLTLALTVGGDLTARVETSKTAATLLTHTGAPQLRYTGLTVTDATGATLPAWLTTDGPRLLIQVDDTHARYPLTIDPFIQQAKLTASDPLGVWSTTTETSKLTASDGAVGDEFGYSVAISGDTLVVGAWYATIGSNTYQGAAYVFTRTGGVWSQQAKLTASDGAASDQFGYSVAISGDTIVVGVPSADIGATADQGAAYVFVKVPEAVHWVSMTETAKLTASDGAGGDEFGTSVAISGDTIVVGPYRANIGATAYQGAAYVFVKPGSGWATTSTFDSKLTASDGAAYDFFGRSVAIIGNTVVVGAVGADIGATASQGAAYVFVKPGTGWATMTETAKLTASDGAASDAFGYSVAVSGDTVVVGAYGDNIGSNSNQGAAYVFVKPGSGWATTSTFTAKLTASDGAAGDEFGWSVAISGDTVVVGADTDTIGSNTYQGSAYVFVKPGTGWATMTQTAKLTASDGAASDVFGTSVAISGDTVVVGAGAANTSQGAAYVFAQPVDNEFGIAVAISGDTIVVGAHHADIGTNVDQGAAYVFVKSGASWTTMTQTAKLTASDGDAYDKFGTSVAISGDTIVVGAYWADIGANWDQGAAYVFVKPGSGWATTSTFDAKLTASDGAVDDRFGTSVAINGDTVVVGAPGDPSCSALCIRGSAYVFVKPGSGWATASNPMTQTAKLTASDEAVGDNFGLSVAISGDTVVVGTRWWSQGAAYVFVKPGGGWTTMTQTATLTASDGAMGDDFGNSVAISGDTVVVGAYHATIGGNSWQGAAYVFVKPGGGWTTMTQTAKLTASDGVAWDLFGDSVAISGDTVVIGAWGAAIGDNGVQGAAYVFVKPGSGWATTSTFNTKLTASDGAAWDDFGASVAISGNTVIVGVPYANANIGINVDQGAAYVFDAVTYTLTVTKAGTGSGTVTSGSLEINCGATCTASFSSGTTVTLTATPATGSTTFTGWSGACTGTGSCNVTMDAAKAVTATFTQTPSSTLPHTFVGGSTDGRRPVGGLLRGANGVLYGTTDNGGSNDLGTIFKLNADGSGYTVLHSFGGVGDGSQSWAGLIQGADGALYGTTVGGGSGGLGTVFKLNADGSGYTILHSFVGGGADGRGPQAGLIQGADGALYGTTYEGGSSNLGTVFKLNADGSSYTVLHHFAGGVTDGSQSWAGLIQGTDGALYGTTELGGSSGLGTVFKLTTNGSGFTLLHTFVSGSADGAYPLAGLIQGADGALYGTTWGGGAGVGTVFKLTTNGSGFTLLHSFGGVTDGSQSWAGLIQGADGTLYGTTHDGGVSDLGTIFKLNTNGSGFTLLHYFVGGVDDGAHPVGGLLQGADGALYVTTDSGGAGDLGTVFKLNIDVGGFALAVTKVGTGSGTVTSSPAGITCGATCTTPFASGTTVTLTATPATGSTFAGWSGHCTSGGLVTMTANKTCTATFTSTPISYTLTYTAGANGTISGTSPQTVASGGSGTAVTAVPNTGYHFVSWSDGSTANPRTDSSVTANVTVTANFASTTYTLTVTKAGTGSGTVISSPTGIDCGPSCTVMFPGGTSVTLTATPATGSTFTGWSGDPDCSDGGVTLDVAKSCTATFTLIAYTLTVTKTGTGSGTVTSSPAGISCGTDCTEPYASGTSVTLTATPDPGSTFAGWSSTSNRAVFARRRSSQKSRAAGSDCTNGSVTLDAAKTCTATFTLSTYALTVTKAGTGSGTVTSSPAGISCGTTCATTFANGATVTLTATPATGSTFAGWSGACTGTGACSVTLDAAKSVTATFNVLSFTLTVTKTGTGSGTVTSSPAGISCGTDCSEAYTSGTLVTLTATPATGSTFTGWSGDCPSSGQVTMDANEVCTATFTLTPIAYTLTVTKAGTGSGTVTSSPAGISCGTDCTEPYASGTSVTLTATPAAGSSFTGWSGDPDCSDGSVTMTAAKSCTATFTLLPSTLTVTKAGTGSGTVTSSPSGIDCGPTCAASFAGGTPVTLTAIPDPGSTFTAWSGNCTSSGQVTLDAAKSCTAIFNSLAACSPALLETAMMRAEGAREPVQQFPTPTSSQPSHLGSWTVQQRAYPLGTIPEGARLRAVQQIEQSKTERTSRSEPGTSDTWMAIGPGPILGGQVGATATTRPMSGRIGALAVDPGNPAHWVAGAAQGGLWDTHDAGATWTPKTDDQPSLAMGAIAFAPSNPAIIYAGTGEANNSGDSYGGAGLLKSTDGGATWTSLAVSTFTSTAVSALTVDPGNPARVLAATSAGVAGRVAAWPPWPSPTGLFTSADGGTTWTLTLPGPATALVADPTTFTRHYAGLGDLFGAPSNGVYRSFDAGQTWTRLDGPWSAMTGGVGRVEVALAPSQPSTLYVSIQDALDGVGTDGGLLGLWRTDNAWAPSPAWTRIPIGATDDGSGVHGYCGWDRAYAAASDQCWFSHTLLVDPTNAGTVYAGGIPLWECTNCGATPTWTEISQMAAQPSDGIHAGQHRLAWAGSRLIVGNDGGVWSTTDRGATWTDHNTTLAITQFYEGTLHPTNRNVILGGTQGTGTARWTETEPWGFVFGGNGAASVLSSSCPETNWAVSSQSLSLWRTRNGGASFEAADAGIDKTGAPFIARLDTCPANADVLLAGTDRLWRTTNFFSAATPDWVDNHSGTFAGGITALAVAPSDPTCNTYAVGGGSGALRLTADGGRTWVDIGNGVPHRAVTDLAFDPTTANGLYVTLSGFDEGTPGQPGHVFKTTTALSGAPTWSNVSPPVDLPHNTLVVDPRDPAIVYVGTDLGVWTSGTAGSTWTHMGPETGMPNVAVFDLKSQQATHRFVAFTHGRGAFVLVPGSRP; this is translated from the coding sequence ATGCTGCGACACCTGTCTCAGCGACAACGTAGCGTATTACTGCTCCTGCTCCTCGCCGGATGGCTCTTCATGCGTCCATCCGCGAGTTGGGCAGCCCCCAAACAGCAACAGACCCTGGCCGACCTGCCCCTCCCGGCCCAGGCCGCCATTGCCGCTACCCTTGGAAAGGATCAGTCGACCTACCGCGCCCGTTCGCAGGGGACCGGCTTCAGCTTCAATAACTCCAAGCACGGTCTCACCGCCACGCTCACGGATACGGGCCTCACGCTGACGCAGGGGCAAACCACAGGCACGCTTCAGCTCACCGGCTGGGGGTACGGGACGCCCTCCGAGTCCGTTCGCCATGCCGCGCCACGCGCCGAGCACAACCGGATCGAGTACCGCCGCGGTCCCCTCACCGAATGGTACATCAACGGCCCTCTTGGGCTGGAGCAGGGGATCACCATGAGCGCGCCGCCACGGCGCGGGACCGGGCCGCTCACTCTCGCCTTGACCGTCGGCGGGGATTTGACAGCCCGCGTGGAGACGAGCAAGACGGCGGCCACGTTGCTCACCCATACGGGCGCGCCCCAGCTCCGCTATACGGGCCTCACGGTAACCGATGCGACCGGCGCGACGCTCCCTGCGTGGCTCACGACTGACGGCCCGCGCCTGCTCATCCAAGTGGACGATACCCATGCCCGCTACCCGCTAACCATCGACCCATTCATCCAGCAAGCCAAACTCACCGCCTCCGATCCACTGGGTGTCTGGAGTACGACGACTGAGACCTCCAAGCTCACCGCCTCCGACGGGGCAGTGGGTGACGAGTTCGGCTACTCCGTCGCCATCAGCGGCGACACCCTGGTCGTGGGGGCGTGGTACGCCACCATTGGCTCCAACACCTACCAAGGTGCCGCCTACGTCTTCACGCGCACAGGCGGCGTCTGGAGCCAGCAGGCTAAACTCACTGCCTCCGACGGAGCGGCGAGTGACCAGTTCGGCTACTCCGTCGCCATTAGCGGCGATACCATCGTCGTGGGGGTGCCGTCGGCCGACATCGGCGCCACCGCCGATCAGGGCGCCGCCTACGTCTTTGTCAAGGTGCCCGAAGCTGTTCACTGGGTGAGCATGACCGAGACCGCCAAACTCACCGCCTCCGACGGGGCCGGGGGTGACGAATTCGGCACCTCTGTCGCCATCAGCGGCGACACCATCGTCGTAGGGCCGTATCGCGCAAACATCGGCGCCACCGCCTACCAGGGCGCCGCCTACGTCTTCGTCAAACCCGGCTCCGGCTGGGCGACGACTTCGACCTTCGACTCGAAACTCACTGCCTCCGACGGAGCCGCGTATGACTTCTTCGGCCGTTCCGTCGCCATCATCGGCAACACGGTGGTGGTGGGGGCGGTGGGGGCCGACATCGGCGCCACCGCCAGCCAGGGCGCCGCCTACGTCTTCGTCAAACCCGGCACCGGCTGGGCCACCATGACCGAGACCGCTAAGCTCACCGCCTCCGACGGGGCGGCCTCTGACGCCTTCGGCTACTCCGTCGCCGTCAGCGGCGACACGGTGGTGGTGGGGGCGTATGGAGACAACATCGGTTCCAACAGCAACCAGGGCGCCGCCTACGTCTTCGTCAAACCCGGCTCCGGCTGGGCGACGACCTCGACCTTCACCGCTAAACTCACCGCCTCCGACGGGGCAGCGGGTGACGAGTTCGGCTGGTCCGTCGCCATCAGCGGCGACACCGTCGTTGTGGGGGCCGACACCGACACCATTGGCTCCAATACCTATCAGGGCTCAGCCTACGTCTTCGTCAAGCCCGGCACCGGCTGGGCCACCATGACCCAAACCGCGAAGCTCACCGCCTCCGACGGGGCGGCCTCTGACGTCTTCGGCACCTCCGTCGCCATCAGCGGCGACACCGTCGTTGTGGGGGCGGGCGCCGCCAACACCAGCCAGGGCGCTGCCTACGTCTTTGCTCAGCCGGTGGATAACGAGTTCGGCATCGCCGTCGCCATCAGCGGCGACACGATCGTCGTAGGGGCGCATCACGCCGACATCGGCACGAACGTCGATCAAGGCGCCGCCTACGTCTTCGTCAAGTCCGGCGCCAGTTGGACGACGATGACCCAGACCGCCAAACTCACCGCTTCCGATGGGGATGCGTATGACAAGTTCGGCACCTCCGTCGCCATCAGCGGCGACACCATCGTCGTGGGGGCATATTGGGCCGACATCGGCGCCAACTGGGACCAGGGCGCCGCCTACGTCTTCGTCAAACCCGGCTCCGGCTGGGCGACGACTTCCACCTTCGACGCGAAGCTCACCGCCTCCGACGGAGCGGTGGATGACCGCTTCGGCACCTCTGTCGCCATCAACGGTGACACGGTGGTGGTAGGAGCTCCAGGGGATCCCTCCTGTTCCGCCCTCTGCATTCGAGGCTCGGCCTACGTCTTCGTCAAGCCCGGCTCCGGCTGGGCGACGGCCTCGAATCCCATGACCCAGACCGCCAAACTCACCGCCTCCGACGAGGCCGTAGGTGACAACTTCGGCCTCTCGGTCGCCATCAGCGGCGATACGGTGGTCGTGGGGACGCGTTGGTGGAGTCAGGGCGCCGCCTACGTCTTCGTCAAACCCGGTGGCGGCTGGACCACGATGACCCAGACCGCGACGCTTACCGCCTCCGACGGGGCAATGGGCGACGACTTCGGCAACTCCGTGGCTATCAGCGGCGACACCGTCGTCGTAGGAGCGTATCACGCCACCATCGGTGGCAACAGCTGGCAGGGCGCCGCCTATGTCTTCGTCAAGCCCGGTGGCGGCTGGACCACGATGACTCAGACCGCCAAGCTCACCGCCTCCGATGGGGTAGCGTGGGATCTCTTCGGCGACTCCGTGGCTATCAGCGGCGACACCGTCGTTATTGGGGCGTGGGGAGCCGCCATCGGTGACAACGGTGTCCAGGGCGCCGCCTATGTCTTCGTCAAGCCCGGCTCCGGCTGGGCGACGACCTCGACCTTCAATACAAAACTCACCGCCTCCGACGGGGCGGCGTGGGACGACTTCGGCGCCTCCGTGGCCATCAGTGGTAACACCGTCATCGTAGGAGTGCCATATGCCAACGCCAACATTGGCATCAACGTCGATCAGGGCGCCGCCTACGTCTTCGACGCCGTGACGTACACCCTCACCGTGACCAAAGCAGGCACCGGCTCCGGCACCGTGACCAGCGGCTCGCTGGAGATCAACTGCGGCGCCACCTGCACAGCAAGCTTTAGCAGCGGCACCACGGTGACTCTCACCGCCACCCCGGCCACCGGCTCCACCACCTTCACCGGCTGGTCGGGGGCGTGTACGGGCACCGGCTCCTGCAACGTGACGATGGATGCCGCCAAGGCCGTCACCGCCACCTTCACGCAAACACCGAGTTCCACCCTCCCGCATACCTTCGTGGGCGGGAGTACCGACGGGCGCAGGCCCGTGGGTGGCCTCCTTCGGGGCGCGAACGGCGTCTTGTACGGGACGACTGACAATGGCGGGTCCAACGATCTGGGTACGATCTTCAAACTCAATGCCGACGGCAGCGGCTATACCGTCCTGCACAGCTTCGGCGGGGTTGGCGACGGGAGCCAGTCCTGGGCCGGTCTCATCCAGGGCGCGGATGGCGCCTTGTACGGGACCACTGTTGGGGGCGGGTCCGGCGGTCTGGGTACGGTCTTTAAGCTCAATGCCGACGGGAGCGGCTATACCATCCTGCACAGCTTCGTGGGCGGGGGTGCCGACGGGCGCGGCCCCCAGGCCGGTCTCATCCAGGGCGCGGATGGCGCCTTGTACGGGACGACGTATGAGGGCGGGTCCAGCAATCTGGGCACGGTCTTCAAGCTCAATGCCGACGGGAGCAGCTATACCGTGCTGCATCACTTCGCGGGCGGAGTTACCGACGGGAGCCAGTCCTGGGCCGGTCTCATCCAGGGCACGGATGGTGCCTTGTACGGGACGACTGAATTGGGCGGGTCCAGCGGTCTGGGTACGGTCTTTAAGCTGACTACCAACGGCAGCGGCTTTACCCTCCTGCACACCTTTGTGAGCGGGAGTGCCGACGGGGCCTACCCCCTGGCCGGTCTCATCCAGGGCGCGGATGGCGCCTTGTACGGGACGACGTGGGGTGGCGGGGCCGGCGTGGGTACGGTCTTTAAGCTGACTACCAACGGCAGCGGCTTTACCCTCCTGCATAGCTTCGGCGGAGTTACCGACGGGAGCCAGTCCTGGGCCGGTCTTATCCAGGGCGCGGATGGTACCCTGTACGGGACGACGCATGACGGCGGGGTCAGCGATCTTGGCACGATCTTTAAGCTGAACACCAACGGCAGCGGCTTTACCCTCCTGCATTACTTTGTGGGTGGGGTTGACGACGGGGCCCACCCCGTGGGCGGTCTCCTTCAGGGCGCGGATGGCGCCTTGTACGTGACGACTGATAGTGGCGGGGCCGGCGATCTGGGCACGGTCTTCAAGTTGAATATCGACGTGGGCGGGTTTGCCCTCGCCGTGACCAAAGTGGGTACCGGCTCGGGCACGGTGACCAGCAGCCCCGCCGGGATCACCTGCGGGGCGACCTGCACGACGCCCTTTGCCAGCGGGACCACGGTGACCCTCACCGCCACCCCGGCCACCGGCTCCACCTTCGCCGGCTGGTCGGGCCACTGCACTAGCGGTGGGCTGGTCACGATGACCGCCAACAAGACCTGCACCGCCACCTTTACGTCGACGCCGATCTCCTACACCCTCACCTACACGGCGGGAGCGAACGGCACGATCAGTGGGACGTCGCCGCAGACGGTGGCCTCCGGTGGTAGCGGCACAGCGGTGACGGCGGTCCCCAACACGGGCTACCACTTCGTCTCCTGGAGCGACGGCTCGACGGCCAACCCGCGCACGGATAGCAGCGTCACAGCCAATGTCACAGTCACGGCGAACTTCGCCAGCACCACCTACACCCTCACTGTGACCAAAGCGGGAACCGGTAGCGGCACGGTGATCAGCAGCCCCACTGGGATCGACTGCGGCCCCTCCTGTACAGTGATGTTTCCAGGCGGCACCTCCGTCACCCTCACCGCCACCCCCGCGACCGGCTCCACCTTCACCGGCTGGTCGGGCGACCCAGACTGTAGCGATGGCGGCGTGACCCTGGACGTTGCCAAGAGTTGCACCGCGACCTTCACCCTGATCGCCTACACCCTCACCGTCACCAAGACCGGCACCGGCTCCGGCACCGTGACCAGCAGCCCCGCCGGGATCAGTTGCGGGACCGACTGCACGGAACCCTATGCCAGCGGCACCTCCGTCACCCTCACCGCCACCCCCGACCCCGGCTCGACCTTTGCCGGCTGGTCGAGCACCTCGAACAGAGCCGTATTCGCGCGTCGCCGCAGCAGCCAGAAGAGTAGGGCTGCCGGCAGTGACTGTACGAACGGCAGCGTCACCCTCGACGCCGCCAAAACCTGCACCGCCACCTTCACACTAAGCACTTACGCCCTTACCGTCACCAAAGCGGGCACCGGCTCCGGCACTGTGACCAGCAGCCCCGCCGGGATCAGTTGCGGGACTACCTGTGCGACGACCTTTGCCAACGGCGCCACGGTCACCCTCACTGCCACCCCCGCGACCGGCTCCACCTTCGCCGGCTGGTCGGGGGCCTGCACGGGCACCGGCGCCTGCAGCGTGACCCTGGACGCGGCCAAGTCCGTCACCGCGACTTTTAATGTACTCTCCTTCACCCTCACCGTCACCAAGACCGGCACCGGCTCCGGCACCGTCACCAGCAGCCCCGCCGGGATCAGTTGCGGCACCGACTGCTCAGAAGCCTACACTAGCGGCACCCTTGTCACCCTCACCGCGACCCCTGCCACCGGCTCCACCTTCACCGGCTGGAGTGGCGACTGTCCCAGCAGTGGACAGGTCACGATGGATGCGAATGAGGTCTGTACCGCCACCTTTACGTTGACGCCGATCGCCTACACCCTCACCGTCACGAAAGCGGGCACCGGCTCCGGCACTGTGACCAGCAGCCCCGCCGGGATCAGTTGCGGCACCGACTGCACGGAACCCTACGCCAGCGGTACCTCCGTCACCCTCACCGCTACCCCCGCCGCCGGCTCCAGCTTCACCGGCTGGTCGGGTGACCCCGACTGTAGCGATGGCAGCGTGACGATGACCGCCGCCAAGAGCTGCACCGCCACCTTCACCTTGCTCCCGTCCACCCTCACCGTGACCAAAGCGGGCACCGGCTCGGGCACCGTGACCAGCAGCCCCTCCGGGATTGATTGCGGTCCTACCTGTGCGGCGAGCTTTGCCGGCGGGACCCCCGTGACCCTCACCGCCATCCCGGACCCCGGCTCGACCTTCACCGCCTGGTCGGGCAACTGCACCAGCAGTGGGCAGGTGACCCTGGACGCCGCCAAGAGCTGCACCGCCATCTTCAATAGCCTCGCGGCCTGTAGCCCCGCTCTTTTGGAGACCGCGATGATGCGGGCCGAGGGCGCGAGAGAGCCCGTACAGCAATTCCCCACCCCCACCAGCAGTCAGCCCAGCCATCTGGGGTCGTGGACCGTGCAGCAGCGCGCCTATCCCCTGGGCACCATCCCCGAGGGCGCCCGACTCCGCGCCGTCCAGCAGATCGAACAGTCGAAAACTGAGCGAACCTCCCGATCCGAACCGGGCACGAGCGACACCTGGATGGCGATCGGCCCGGGGCCGATACTGGGCGGGCAGGTTGGGGCCACCGCCACCACGCGGCCGATGAGCGGGCGCATCGGGGCCCTCGCGGTCGATCCCGGCAATCCCGCCCACTGGGTGGCCGGCGCAGCCCAGGGCGGCCTGTGGGACACGCACGATGCCGGGGCGACCTGGACCCCGAAGACCGATGACCAGCCCTCGCTGGCCATGGGGGCGATCGCCTTCGCCCCGAGCAACCCGGCCATCATCTATGCGGGGACCGGAGAGGCCAACAACAGCGGGGACTCCTACGGGGGGGCGGGGCTGCTGAAGTCCACCGACGGCGGCGCCACATGGACGTCCCTGGCCGTCTCTACGTTCACCAGCACCGCCGTCAGCGCCCTCACGGTCGATCCCGGCAATCCGGCCCGCGTGCTCGCGGCGACCTCGGCGGGAGTCGCCGGACGCGTGGCGGCCTGGCCACCCTGGCCTTCCCCAACCGGCCTCTTCACCTCCGCTGATGGAGGGACCACCTGGACCCTCACCTTGCCCGGCCCGGCCACCGCCCTCGTCGCGGATCCGACCACCTTCACGAGACACTACGCGGGCCTGGGCGACCTCTTTGGCGCCCCGAGCAACGGGGTGTATCGCTCCTTCGACGCCGGCCAGACCTGGACGCGCCTCGACGGGCCGTGGAGCGCCATGACCGGCGGGGTCGGCCGGGTAGAGGTGGCCCTGGCCCCGTCGCAGCCCAGCACGCTCTACGTGAGCATCCAGGATGCCCTCGACGGCGTGGGGACGGATGGCGGCCTGCTGGGCCTCTGGCGGACCGACAACGCCTGGGCCCCGAGCCCCGCGTGGACCCGCATCCCCATCGGGGCGACCGACGACGGCTCCGGGGTGCACGGGTATTGCGGCTGGGATCGCGCCTATGCGGCGGCGTCTGACCAGTGCTGGTTTAGCCACACCCTCCTCGTGGACCCGACCAACGCCGGCACCGTGTACGCGGGCGGGATCCCCCTGTGGGAGTGTACGAACTGCGGCGCGACCCCCACGTGGACGGAGATCAGCCAGATGGCGGCACAGCCCTCAGACGGCATTCACGCGGGCCAGCACCGCCTGGCGTGGGCGGGGAGTCGGCTGATCGTGGGGAACGATGGCGGCGTCTGGAGTACCACGGATCGCGGCGCCACCTGGACCGACCACAACACAACGCTGGCCATCACCCAGTTCTACGAGGGGACCCTGCACCCCACCAATCGCAACGTGATCCTGGGCGGGACCCAGGGGACCGGCACGGCGCGTTGGACCGAGACGGAGCCGTGGGGGTTCGTCTTCGGCGGGAATGGGGCCGCAAGCGTGCTGTCGTCGAGCTGCCCGGAGACGAACTGGGCCGTCTCGTCGCAATCCCTCAGCCTCTGGCGCACCAGGAATGGGGGCGCCTCGTTCGAGGCGGCGGATGCCGGCATCGACAAGACTGGCGCGCCCTTTATCGCGCGCCTGGACACGTGTCCGGCCAATGCCGATGTGCTGCTGGCGGGTACCGACCGGCTGTGGAGAACCACGAACTTCTTTAGCGCGGCCACCCCCGACTGGGTGGACAACCACAGTGGAACCTTTGCCGGCGGGATCACCGCCCTGGCCGTTGCCCCGTCCGATCCCACCTGCAACACCTACGCCGTGGGGGGCGGCAGTGGCGCGCTGCGGCTGACCGCGGATGGGGGGCGCACGTGGGTGGACATCGGCAACGGGGTGCCCCATCGCGCGGTGACGGACCTGGCCTTTGATCCGACGACCGCCAATGGGCTCTACGTGACCCTATCCGGCTTTGATGAGGGGACCCCTGGGCAGCCGGGTCACGTTTTCAAGACCACCACGGCGTTGTCCGGCGCGCCCACCTGGTCCAATGTGAGTCCGCCCGTCGATCTCCCCCACAATACGCTGGTCGTGGACCCCAGAGATCCCGCCATCGTGTACGTCGGGACGGACCTGGGGGTCTGGACGAGCGGCACCGCCGGCAGCACGTGGACGCATATGGGCCCGGAGACCGGGATGCCCAACGTGGCGGTCTTTGACCTGAAGAGTCAGCAGGCCACGCATCGATTCGTCGCCTTCACGCATGGCCGAGGGGCCTTTGTCCTGGTGCCGGGATCGAGGCCGTAG